In Acidiferrobacterales bacterium, a single window of DNA contains:
- the betI gene encoding transcriptional regulator BetI has protein sequence MHSNMNQAWNNSTNRREQLIHATIQTISESGLSGTTVAKVAAKAGLSPGIVNFHFNSKNQLLIDTLGYLNEEYTAVMDERHGRANSPSEKLHAYIEGSFDPRIFVKEKVAVWYAFWSESQARDEYREICGTSDKREDRMIRECFAELLDTSTIQNADVIALALALQGMIDSLWQQALYEDGVFDTTKAVSTCKRFVGRVTEESGTAADSTATENTVDLLPPWTYKNEEFLELEIERLFKPNWMLVGHVSDMPEKGDYLTFEGFGERALIIRNKNGAINAFHNICRHRGSRILEGAGRCPRALICPFHGWRYDLDGKLTFIPGKEGFPYIDPEDHGLVALDLEIWNGFIFVRFVPEGQSLREILLPIEAQVSPYRLDSMKPYENAEEKVYPVNWKVFHDIDNEGYHVPIGHPTLHQLYGKDYVDTSVDGIPVSYGRFNPDFGNLWSVRNYRNLLPEFAHLPEDKKDLWMYFGLFPNLVFALYPDMMEIYMSMPVDLTNTRVISRAYALADDRRAVRLSRYLNRRINKTTDSEDQAYMDTIQEGLNSSVFPRWNLSETAETGVGDFHNIIQGHLPVAKLASQPESGRVKQLNESISVTSQIH, from the coding sequence ATGCACTCCAATATGAACCAGGCCTGGAACAACTCTACCAATCGTCGCGAACAGTTGATTCATGCGACGATCCAAACTATCTCAGAAAGCGGTCTTTCGGGCACGACCGTAGCCAAGGTGGCTGCAAAAGCCGGGTTGTCACCCGGAATTGTGAATTTTCATTTCAATTCCAAGAATCAGCTTCTGATCGATACCCTTGGTTATCTAAACGAGGAATACACTGCTGTCATGGATGAGCGACACGGCAGAGCGAATTCGCCGTCGGAAAAACTACACGCTTACATTGAAGGAAGTTTCGATCCACGCATTTTCGTCAAGGAAAAAGTTGCCGTCTGGTATGCGTTCTGGAGTGAGAGCCAGGCGCGGGACGAATATCGGGAAATTTGTGGCACAAGTGACAAACGAGAAGATCGGATGATTCGCGAGTGTTTTGCCGAACTGCTGGACACCTCAACCATCCAGAACGCGGACGTTATTGCACTTGCATTGGCTCTTCAAGGCATGATCGATTCGCTGTGGCAACAGGCATTGTACGAAGATGGGGTGTTCGACACAACGAAGGCGGTGTCCACCTGTAAGAGATTCGTCGGTCGTGTAACGGAAGAATCCGGAACAGCCGCTGATTCGACAGCAACAGAGAATACCGTAGATCTTCTCCCTCCGTGGACGTATAAGAACGAAGAATTTCTTGAATTGGAAATTGAACGGTTGTTCAAGCCCAACTGGATGCTTGTTGGTCATGTGTCTGACATGCCGGAAAAAGGCGATTACCTCACTTTCGAGGGGTTTGGCGAAAGGGCATTGATCATCCGAAACAAAAACGGGGCAATCAATGCGTTTCATAACATCTGCCGACACCGCGGCTCAAGGATTCTGGAGGGTGCGGGGCGATGTCCCCGAGCCCTGATATGCCCGTTCCATGGATGGCGATACGATTTGGATGGAAAACTCACATTCATACCCGGGAAAGAAGGCTTTCCTTACATTGATCCTGAAGATCACGGACTGGTCGCCCTTGACCTGGAAATCTGGAATGGATTCATTTTTGTTCGATTTGTCCCCGAAGGGCAATCTCTCAGGGAGATTCTGTTACCGATTGAGGCACAAGTGAGTCCCTATCGGCTGGACAGCATGAAGCCATACGAAAACGCCGAGGAAAAAGTCTACCCGGTCAATTGGAAAGTTTTCCACGATATAGACAATGAGGGGTATCACGTTCCGATCGGCCACCCGACGCTTCACCAGCTGTACGGAAAAGACTACGTCGACACCAGCGTTGATGGCATTCCTGTTTCCTACGGCAGGTTCAACCCGGATTTCGGCAATTTATGGAGTGTGAGGAACTATCGAAACCTATTGCCCGAATTTGCCCACTTGCCAGAAGACAAAAAGGATCTGTGGATGTATTTCGGACTGTTTCCCAATCTGGTTTTCGCACTATATCCTGACATGATGGAAATCTACATGTCAATGCCTGTTGACCTGACGAATACGAGAGTCATTTCGAGAGCCTACGCCCTTGCGGATGACCGCAGGGCGGTCCGCCTGTCGCGCTATCTGAACCGACGGATCAATAAGACTACAGATAGTGAGGACCAGGCATACATGGACACAATCCAGGAGGGACTGAATTCTTCAGTCTTTCCGAGGTGGAATCTGTCCGAAACCGCTGAGACCGGTGTCGGAGATTTCCACAATATCATTCAGGGTCACCTTCCCGTCGCAAAACTTGCCTCACAACCCGAATCCGGGCGCGTGAAGCAGCTCAACGAGTCAATCTCCGTCACCTCGCAGATTCACTGA
- a CDS encoding extracellular solute-binding protein, with protein MLKGIYSKYMSILTVAFAVAFLFMANAHAEGVLKVYNWAEYIGEDTIANFEKEYGIEVTYDNYDSVETVDAKLLAGSTGYDVISHSSSAVARLLPANVIQKLDMSRLPNMKHMSEKVLEQIARHWDPNNEYIVPYMWGTHGVTYNEELVREVFPDAPIGSMDLIFDPANMEKLAQCGVAFLDSPTDIVSMALAHLGLDPGSSNKADFEAAEELLLSIRPYIKTFDNYAYIRMPEKEFCVAVTWGPDGLFAQSAAEESGQDIELKFYAPPGEGKANIWVDGWVVPSDAENLDNAYLFLDYMMRPEVAAGDSNYTWYASANESAKELIDPVVTGSEAVYPSDEAVAMMYPLKVLKPKLERVRTRVWTNFKTGN; from the coding sequence GTGTTGAAAGGTATTTATTCGAAATACATGTCTATCCTGACAGTGGCTTTTGCCGTTGCGTTTCTTTTCATGGCGAATGCCCATGCCGAAGGGGTGCTCAAGGTCTACAACTGGGCTGAGTATATCGGCGAGGATACGATAGCGAACTTTGAGAAGGAGTATGGAATCGAAGTAACTTACGATAACTATGATTCCGTTGAGACAGTTGACGCCAAGCTATTGGCCGGGAGCACCGGTTATGATGTCATCAGCCACTCAAGTTCTGCCGTAGCCAGACTGCTTCCCGCGAATGTGATTCAGAAACTGGACATGTCCAGACTGCCAAATATGAAGCACATGAGCGAGAAAGTTCTGGAACAGATTGCCAGGCACTGGGACCCGAATAATGAATACATTGTGCCTTACATGTGGGGCACACACGGTGTCACCTACAACGAGGAGTTGGTTCGCGAAGTGTTTCCGGATGCGCCGATCGGTTCGATGGACTTGATTTTCGATCCTGCGAATATGGAAAAACTTGCGCAATGCGGCGTTGCCTTTCTTGACTCGCCCACCGACATAGTCTCGATGGCATTGGCTCATCTTGGACTCGATCCGGGTTCATCCAACAAGGCAGATTTTGAGGCAGCTGAGGAGTTGCTGTTGAGTATCAGGCCCTATATCAAGACTTTTGACAATTATGCATACATCAGGATGCCGGAAAAGGAATTCTGTGTAGCCGTAACGTGGGGACCGGACGGGTTGTTTGCCCAGTCTGCTGCGGAAGAGTCGGGTCAGGATATCGAACTGAAATTCTACGCTCCGCCGGGAGAAGGCAAGGCGAATATCTGGGTTGACGGCTGGGTGGTGCCATCGGATGCCGAAAATCTGGACAATGCGTATCTGTTCCTGGATTACATGATGCGACCGGAAGTAGCGGCTGGCGACAGCAATTACACCTGGTATGCTTCTGCCAATGAATCGGCGAAGGAATTGATTGATCCTGTCGTTACCGGAAGTGAAGCGGTCTATCCTTCGGATGAGGCGGTTGCCATGATGTATCCGCTGAAGGTGTTAAAGCCGAAGTTGGAACGGGTTCGAACTCGGGTTTGGACCAACTTCAAGACTGGCAATTGA
- a CDS encoding aminotransferase, with protein MAQTATMQDIQTQQKTIAEKDIGSNLHPYTNLLQHEQIGPKTYVRGEGIYIWDEHGRKFIEGLAGLWCTSLGFSEQRLVDAATRQLQTLPYNHSFAGRTAPVVAELADKLLSVAPASMSKAYFVTSGSEAVDSAVKFTWYYNNALGRPEKKKIISREKGYHGVTIVGTSLTAIPTIQEAFDAPLERFKQTGTPHYYRCGEPGESEEEFADRRARELEELIIAEGPDTVAALIAEPLMGAGGVIPPPKTYFQKIQRVLKKYDVLLIADEVINGFGRTGNPWGCDTYDIVPDIVTCAKQISSAYIPIGATMISEPIYQAIAQASARLGVFGTGFTYTGHPVGAAVALETLKIYEERNMLAHVREVMVPFQNRLREFGTHPLVGEARGKGLIGAVELVADKDTKQPFDPEMKVAFQVYQQCLENGLIVRALPSGDTVGICPPLIITDRQINDLFDALESALDTVHANLKSANNA; from the coding sequence ATGGCTCAAACCGCTACGATGCAAGACATCCAGACTCAGCAAAAAACGATCGCCGAAAAGGATATCGGATCGAACCTGCACCCATATACAAATCTTCTCCAACATGAACAGATTGGACCGAAGACCTACGTTCGAGGTGAAGGAATCTATATATGGGACGAGCATGGCAGAAAATTCATTGAGGGACTGGCCGGGCTTTGGTGCACTTCTTTAGGATTCAGCGAACAGAGACTTGTCGACGCAGCGACCCGCCAACTGCAGACTCTGCCCTACAACCACAGTTTCGCGGGCAGGACGGCACCGGTTGTCGCAGAACTGGCGGACAAGCTTCTTTCAGTCGCTCCGGCATCCATGTCAAAAGCCTATTTCGTGACATCCGGTTCCGAAGCAGTCGACTCTGCAGTTAAATTTACCTGGTATTACAACAACGCATTGGGAAGGCCCGAGAAGAAAAAGATAATCTCCCGGGAAAAGGGCTATCACGGCGTCACCATTGTCGGCACCAGCCTGACCGCAATCCCAACAATTCAGGAAGCTTTTGATGCGCCACTTGAGCGTTTCAAGCAGACCGGAACACCCCACTATTACCGATGCGGTGAACCGGGAGAATCCGAAGAGGAGTTTGCAGATCGACGGGCTCGGGAACTGGAAGAACTGATTATCGCTGAGGGACCAGATACGGTCGCTGCGCTGATAGCCGAACCTCTCATGGGTGCCGGTGGCGTCATTCCCCCTCCCAAGACCTACTTTCAGAAAATTCAGAGAGTATTGAAGAAATACGATGTGTTGCTGATTGCAGATGAGGTGATCAACGGATTTGGCAGAACTGGCAATCCGTGGGGTTGCGATACCTACGACATCGTTCCCGATATTGTTACCTGTGCCAAGCAGATTTCGTCGGCCTATATCCCAATCGGTGCGACGATGATCTCTGAGCCGATCTATCAGGCAATCGCACAGGCCAGTGCGCGACTTGGTGTTTTCGGAACCGGGTTTACCTATACAGGACACCCGGTAGGTGCGGCAGTCGCATTGGAGACGCTCAAGATCTACGAAGAACGCAACATGCTCGCTCATGTAAGGGAAGTCATGGTTCCATTTCAGAATCGATTGCGGGAGTTTGGGACGCATCCGCTGGTCGGAGAAGCCCGCGGCAAGGGGCTGATCGGCGCAGTTGAGCTGGTTGCCGACAAGGACACAAAGCAACCCTTCGATCCTGAAATGAAAGTCGCTTTTCAAGTGTACCAGCAATGTCTGGAAAATGGGTTGATTGTTCGCGCACTGCCATCAGGTGATACCGTCGGAATCTGCCCGCCGCTGATCATCACTGACCGACAGATCAATGATCTGTTTGATGCACTCGAATCAGCATTGGATACTGTGCACGCAAACCTGAAATCCGCGAACAATGCGTGA
- a CDS encoding NAD-dependent succinate-semialdehyde dehydrogenase: protein MVANIRDKSLFREQCYIDGQWVNADSGDTITVSNPSTGRAIGSVPKMGEVETARAIDAAHTAFQSWRKTTAKERAVKLRKLTDLMMENQEDLARLMTLEQGKPMTEARGEVAYAASFFEWFAEEGKRMYGDVIPSHQPDRRIVVIKEPVGVCAAITPWNFPSAMITRKAGPALAAGCTIVIKPASATPYSAFALCELAQRAGIPPGVINVVTGSSSAIGAELTSSEKVRKLTFTGSTEIGKILMRQCAGTVKKISLELGGNAPFIVFEDADIDEAVVGAMQSKYRNSGQTCVCANRLLVHDRIYDEFSEKLSAAVNSMKVGDGFGEGVDLGPLIDVAAVEKVEAHITDAVGKGALVAAGGSRHALGGTFFQPTVLTGVQVGMDVANEETFGPVAPLFRFFDDDEAVSLANDTEFGLAAYLYSRDIGRIWNISEALEYGIVGINTGIISTEVAPFGGMKESGIGREGSKYGLDEYVEIKYLCMAGI from the coding sequence ATGGTCGCAAATATTCGGGACAAGAGCCTATTTCGTGAACAGTGTTACATTGACGGACAGTGGGTGAACGCCGACAGTGGCGACACGATCACTGTGAGCAATCCTTCAACGGGAAGAGCGATCGGCTCGGTCCCAAAAATGGGTGAGGTGGAAACCGCAAGAGCGATAGACGCTGCGCACACAGCATTTCAGTCGTGGCGAAAGACTACCGCCAAGGAACGCGCAGTGAAGTTGCGCAAGTTGACCGACCTGATGATGGAAAACCAAGAGGATTTGGCGAGGCTGATGACGCTGGAGCAAGGCAAACCGATGACGGAAGCCCGAGGCGAGGTCGCCTATGCAGCATCATTTTTTGAATGGTTTGCAGAAGAGGGCAAACGCATGTATGGCGATGTCATTCCCAGTCATCAACCCGACCGTCGAATTGTCGTGATCAAGGAGCCGGTCGGTGTATGTGCGGCGATAACGCCATGGAACTTCCCCTCTGCAATGATTACCAGAAAGGCAGGTCCGGCGTTGGCCGCAGGTTGCACGATTGTGATCAAACCGGCTAGCGCAACCCCATATTCTGCATTCGCTCTTTGCGAATTGGCACAACGGGCTGGAATACCGCCCGGTGTGATCAATGTGGTTACGGGATCTTCCAGTGCGATCGGTGCAGAACTGACATCCAGTGAAAAAGTACGGAAGCTCACCTTTACCGGCTCAACTGAGATCGGAAAGATACTGATGAGGCAGTGTGCGGGTACTGTGAAGAAAATCTCCTTGGAGTTGGGCGGCAACGCGCCGTTCATCGTGTTTGAGGATGCCGATATTGATGAAGCGGTTGTAGGGGCAATGCAGTCCAAGTATCGCAATTCCGGCCAGACGTGTGTTTGCGCCAACCGATTGTTGGTGCACGATCGGATTTATGACGAATTCTCAGAAAAACTAAGTGCTGCGGTCAATAGCATGAAGGTCGGTGACGGATTCGGCGAGGGGGTTGATCTTGGGCCGCTGATTGATGTTGCGGCCGTGGAAAAAGTTGAGGCGCACATAACCGATGCGGTCGGGAAAGGGGCCTTGGTCGCTGCCGGTGGAAGCCGCCACGCCCTGGGAGGCACTTTCTTTCAGCCGACAGTACTCACCGGAGTCCAGGTCGGCATGGATGTTGCCAATGAAGAGACGTTTGGTCCCGTCGCGCCGCTGTTTCGCTTTTTTGATGACGACGAGGCTGTATCGTTGGCCAACGATACAGAATTTGGTCTTGCGGCCTATCTTTACAGTCGGGATATCGGGAGAATCTGGAATATCTCCGAGGCGTTGGAGTATGGGATAGTCGGTATCAATACCGGAATCATTTCGACCGAAGTCGCACCGTTTGGAGGCATGAAGGAATCCGGAATCGGGCGCGAAGGATCGAAATATGGATTGGACGAGTACGTCGAGATCAAATACCTGTGCATGGCAGGAATTTGA
- the potA gene encoding polyamine ABC transporter ATP-binding protein yields MNQPTDTSKLFSDQPWLDPDAEPFVRIRGLTKTFGSFTAVSAVDLDIYEGELFSLLGGSGCGKSTLLRMMAGFESPTSGNISIDGVDMANIPPYKRPVNMMFQSYALFPHMTVEGNVGYGLKQDRIAKDEIEKRVAEILAIVELTPFGKRKPHQLSGGQRQRVALARALVKKPKVLLLDEPLGALDKRLREQTQFELMNIQDRLGITFIVVTHDQEEAMTLSTRIAVMDQGQFSQIGTPTDIYEYPQSRFVANFIGSANMFEGRVVENGDNHVIVKSSHGEVTFYIDHGSEVRENIGVSIALRPEKITLTRDIPETIDKYNAVKGIVDDIGYLGNFSIYKILLENDRVIEITHPNQSRPRDARHLAEWEDEVMLSWAPSSPILLTK; encoded by the coding sequence ATGAATCAACCAACTGATACCAGTAAACTGTTCTCAGACCAGCCATGGCTTGATCCTGATGCGGAGCCATTCGTCAGGATACGGGGATTGACCAAGACATTCGGTTCGTTTACAGCCGTTTCGGCGGTGGACTTGGACATCTACGAGGGCGAGCTGTTTTCTCTGTTGGGAGGCTCTGGTTGCGGCAAGTCAACCTTGTTGCGGATGATGGCTGGATTTGAATCACCAACTTCCGGAAACATCTCGATTGATGGCGTTGATATGGCAAACATCCCGCCATACAAGCGTCCGGTCAATATGATGTTCCAGTCCTATGCGTTGTTTCCGCATATGACTGTGGAAGGAAACGTTGGCTATGGGCTGAAACAGGACCGTATCGCGAAAGACGAAATTGAGAAGCGGGTCGCGGAAATTCTGGCCATTGTTGAGCTGACTCCGTTCGGCAAGAGAAAACCACATCAGTTGTCCGGTGGACAGCGTCAGCGAGTTGCATTGGCGCGTGCGCTGGTCAAGAAACCGAAGGTGCTTCTGCTTGATGAACCTTTGGGTGCGCTGGACAAGCGGTTGCGGGAGCAAACCCAGTTCGAGCTGATGAATATCCAAGACCGGCTTGGAATCACTTTTATCGTAGTGACCCACGATCAGGAAGAGGCGATGACGCTGTCGACCCGGATTGCGGTCATGGATCAGGGGCAGTTTTCGCAGATTGGCACACCAACAGACATTTACGAATACCCGCAGTCACGATTTGTCGCAAACTTTATCGGCAGTGCGAACATGTTCGAGGGTCGAGTCGTCGAAAATGGCGACAATCACGTAATCGTCAAATCCTCGCACGGAGAAGTTACGTTCTATATCGACCATGGTTCTGAGGTTCGGGAGAATATCGGTGTGTCGATCGCCCTGAGGCCTGAAAAGATCACCCTTACCCGGGACATTCCCGAAACAATCGACAAATATAACGCAGTCAAAGGCATTGTCGATGATATCGGTTATCTGGGTAATTTCTCGATTTACAAGATTCTTCTGGAAAATGACAGGGTTATCGAGATCACCCATCCGAATCAGTCGAGACCCCGGGATGCCAGGCATCTCGCCGAGTGGGAGGATGAAGTAATGCTCAGCTGGGCTCCCTCAAGCCCGATACTGCTGACCAAGTGA
- a CDS encoding ABC transporter permease subunit — translation MNARKMPFIFSMLCLGFAFLYIPMFLLIFYSFNASRFVPVWGGFSVKWYVTLFQSEEVWNAVFLSLEIAVMNATFATLLGALAGIAMARIRKFRGRVLFSGMISAPLVMPEVITGLSLLLLFITMSELIGWPTRGITTITIAHITFSLAYVAVIVQSRLVGVDESLEEAAQDLGAKPYRVLIDVTIPLIAPALVAGWLLAFTLSLDDLVIASFVSGPGANTLPMLIYSRVKLGLKPDVNALATIIILIVTIGVIIAGLILSRQEKQRVRDQQMADAEKYDFSESAR, via the coding sequence ATGAACGCGAGAAAAATGCCATTTATCTTTTCGATGCTATGTCTGGGATTCGCATTCCTGTACATACCGATGTTTCTGCTGATCTTCTATTCCTTCAATGCTTCGCGATTTGTTCCGGTATGGGGTGGTTTCTCGGTAAAGTGGTATGTCACGCTCTTTCAGAGTGAGGAAGTATGGAACGCGGTGTTCCTAAGTCTCGAAATTGCCGTCATGAATGCGACATTCGCGACGCTTTTGGGCGCTCTGGCCGGAATTGCCATGGCACGTATCAGAAAATTCCGAGGGAGAGTGCTGTTTTCTGGAATGATTTCTGCGCCATTGGTCATGCCGGAGGTGATCACAGGCCTGTCATTGTTATTGCTGTTCATCACCATGAGCGAGTTGATCGGCTGGCCGACAAGAGGAATCACTACCATTACGATCGCTCATATAACTTTCTCCTTGGCCTATGTCGCGGTGATTGTTCAGTCCAGGCTTGTCGGCGTCGACGAGTCACTGGAGGAAGCTGCACAGGACCTTGGGGCAAAGCCTTATCGGGTACTGATCGATGTCACCATTCCGCTGATCGCCCCGGCGCTGGTCGCAGGTTGGCTTCTCGCATTCACACTCTCACTGGATGATCTGGTCATTGCCAGTTTTGTTTCAGGACCGGGAGCGAATACATTGCCAATGCTGATTTACTCGCGTGTGAAATTGGGACTGAAACCCGATGTCAACGCGTTGGCTACAATCATCATTCTGATCGTAACGATTGGCGTGATCATCGCAGGTCTGATCCTGTCCCGACAGGAAAAACAGCGAGTACGTGACCAACAGATGGCTGATGCCGAGAAGTATGACTTCAGTGAATCTGCGAGGTGA
- a CDS encoding ABC transporter permease subunit produces the protein MLDRFRSLGESARAWQSAIVAVPYFWLLIFFLVPFFLVLKISLAEYIVASPPFSKLIQFGEEGQLYITLIFDNFLYLWEDDLYYKTYLNSLRISIISTILCLLIGYPIAYGIARSTPTVKKVLLLMVILPFWTSFLLRVYAWIGLLADQGTINDLLIGLGIIDQPIKMLYTDFAVFVGIVYTYVPFMILPLFASIEKLDLTVHEAAADLGARPFTIFRTITIPLTMPGIVAGSLLVFIPATGEFVIPDLLGGGNVLMIGRVLYGEFNLNQDWPVASTVAIVLLLLLVIPMMIYQHYQAKEAESE, from the coding sequence TTGCTTGACAGGTTCAGAAGTCTTGGGGAGTCGGCAAGAGCATGGCAGTCCGCCATTGTGGCAGTGCCGTATTTCTGGTTGCTGATTTTCTTTCTCGTTCCGTTTTTCCTCGTTCTGAAAATTAGCCTCGCGGAGTACATCGTCGCGAGCCCGCCGTTTTCGAAACTGATTCAATTCGGCGAAGAAGGGCAGCTGTATATCACCCTGATATTCGACAATTTCTTGTATCTGTGGGAGGATGACCTTTATTACAAGACTTATTTGAATTCCCTGAGAATTTCGATTATCTCCACGATATTGTGCTTGTTGATCGGCTACCCGATCGCTTATGGAATCGCCCGGTCTACCCCGACTGTGAAGAAAGTTCTGCTGCTGATGGTGATACTTCCCTTCTGGACATCATTTCTATTGAGAGTGTACGCGTGGATCGGTTTGTTGGCGGACCAGGGAACAATCAACGATCTGCTGATCGGACTGGGGATTATCGATCAGCCGATCAAGATGCTGTACACGGATTTTGCGGTATTTGTGGGTATCGTGTACACCTATGTACCGTTCATGATTTTGCCGCTGTTCGCGAGCATCGAGAAATTGGACCTGACAGTCCATGAAGCGGCAGCGGATCTCGGCGCAAGACCATTCACCATCTTTCGTACGATCACCATACCGCTTACTATGCCCGGTATTGTTGCCGGTTCATTGCTTGTATTTATCCCGGCAACCGGTGAATTTGTGATTCCGGATCTGTTGGGCGGCGGCAATGTTTTGATGATCGGCAGGGTGCTTTATGGGGAGTTCAATCTGAACCAGGACTGGCCCGTTGCGTCAACGGTAGCGATAGTTCTGCTGTTGCTATTGGTCATTCCGATGATGATCTATCAGCACTATCAGGCCAAGGAAGCGGAATCAGAGTGA
- a CDS encoding BCCT family transporter: MTLVVVMLLSTGSALSGVGRGIKWLSNTNMVLSFSLLGFFLIFGATMFAFELLGKGIFSYIIHLPALTLTVWDPSTELGGWQTGWSVFFWAWAIAFGTFVGIFLARISRNRTIREFVLGAIVAPSIMCFIWFTFVGGTAIDLELSGAAEGKIFGANLTYQLYEVINIMLSPALATLMSLMIVILLLTYLVTSADSAILVINTINSGGDQHVKTGQKHILIWGIALTAVVGVLLLAGGLRAIQSAMIVGTIPFTLVLILMGVGLLKALIRDNIRSKEAQSGNT; this comes from the coding sequence ATGACTTTGGTGGTTGTCATGCTATTGTCTACTGGCTCAGCACTATCCGGAGTCGGCAGGGGAATCAAGTGGCTCAGCAACACCAATATGGTGCTGTCATTTTCATTGCTGGGATTTTTCCTGATATTTGGAGCAACCATGTTTGCGTTTGAGTTGCTGGGCAAAGGCATCTTCAGTTACATCATTCATTTGCCCGCCCTGACACTAACCGTATGGGACCCGTCAACAGAACTTGGCGGATGGCAAACAGGTTGGTCAGTCTTCTTTTGGGCATGGGCGATCGCATTCGGAACCTTCGTAGGAATTTTCCTCGCTCGAATTTCAAGAAACCGTACTATCCGGGAATTCGTGCTCGGTGCCATTGTTGCACCGTCAATCATGTGCTTCATCTGGTTCACCTTTGTTGGTGGCACAGCCATCGACCTGGAGTTGAGCGGTGCCGCTGAAGGGAAAATTTTCGGCGCGAACCTGACGTATCAACTCTACGAAGTCATCAATATCATGCTGTCCCCGGCGTTGGCTACACTGATGTCGTTGATGATCGTGATTTTGCTGCTCACTTATCTGGTGACTTCGGCCGACTCCGCGATCTTGGTGATCAACACCATCAATTCGGGCGGCGACCAACACGTCAAGACCGGACAGAAACACATTCTGATATGGGGTATCGCACTCACTGCAGTGGTTGGCGTTCTCTTGCTCGCAGGTGGATTGAGAGCAATCCAATCTGCCATGATTGTCGGAACGATTCCCTTCACACTGGTATTGATACTGATGGGTGTGGGGCTGCTGAAAGCGCTAATCAGGGATAACATCCGAAGCAAAGAAGCGCAGTCGGGCAATACCTGA
- a CDS encoding carbonic anhydrase: MAPKNKVAEAVLRANASYASKFGDRKNLPGTPQKKVAILTCMDVRIGPLEIAGFSLGDAHVIRNAGGRASDDAIRSLLVSYKFFGTRDWLVIQHTQCGMAGVTDREISELFAESLEPAVKKDDKWVNESIGHGADPKLTAGWLTISDLDDSVRSDVELIANHPLVSKAISIHGYIYDVQSGSLRTVEGARRLGETRQTP; this comes from the coding sequence GTGGCTCCAAAAAACAAAGTCGCGGAAGCTGTGCTGCGAGCGAACGCTTCGTACGCCAGCAAATTTGGCGACAGGAAAAACTTGCCCGGAACGCCGCAAAAGAAAGTTGCCATTCTCACCTGTATGGATGTCCGAATCGGTCCGCTTGAGATTGCCGGCTTCAGTCTCGGTGATGCTCACGTCATCCGTAACGCCGGTGGCAGGGCCAGTGATGATGCCATTCGATCATTGCTGGTTTCCTATAAGTTTTTCGGCACCCGTGACTGGCTCGTAATTCAACATACACAGTGCGGAATGGCAGGCGTTACAGATAGGGAGATCAGCGAACTTTTCGCAGAAAGCCTGGAACCGGCCGTCAAAAAGGACGACAAATGGGTCAATGAATCAATCGGACACGGTGCCGACCCCAAGCTGACTGCAGGCTGGCTTACCATCTCAGACTTGGACGATTCAGTACGATCCGATGTTGAACTGATTGCAAATCATCCACTCGTATCAAAAGCGATCTCAATCCATGGCTACATCTATGATGTTCAATCCGGCAGCCTCAGGACGGTTGAGGGCGCACGAAGGCTGGGTGAGACCCGACAGACACCCTGA
- the pdxH gene encoding pyridoxamine 5'-phosphate oxidase, which yields MKNDLSLHRSVDPFELFASWMDDAINAGMMEPFAITLATVGGDGRPSARQVLLKTYGESGFEFHSNYGSRKANELQENPYASLVLWWDKLYRQVRIEGRVEKLSEQESDEYFATRPRGSQISAWASPQSEVIESFEELESRVLQIDRKFADSAVPRPPGWGGFRLVADRIEFWQGRADRLHQRLCFRSLSDGWTSEWLGP from the coding sequence ATGAAGAACGACTTGTCACTGCATCGATCAGTCGATCCGTTTGAGTTGTTCGCATCATGGATGGATGATGCGATCAATGCCGGGATGATGGAACCCTTCGCAATCACGTTGGCTACTGTCGGTGGAGATGGTCGACCCTCTGCCCGGCAAGTGTTGCTGAAAACCTACGGCGAATCCGGGTTCGAGTTTCATTCCAATTACGGGAGTCGAAAGGCAAACGAGTTGCAGGAAAACCCTTATGCCAGTCTCGTATTATGGTGGGATAAACTCTATCGACAGGTACGAATTGAGGGTCGGGTCGAAAAATTATCGGAGCAAGAGTCCGATGAATACTTCGCGACACGGCCGAGAGGCAGTCAGATCAGTGCGTGGGCTTCACCGCAAAGTGAGGTCATTGAGAGTTTTGAGGAATTGGAAAGTCGAGTGTTGCAAATAGACAGGAAGTTCGCGGACAGTGCGGTACCGCGACCGCCCGGATGGGGTGGATTCAGACTGGTTGCGGATCGCATCGAATTCTGGCAGGGGCGTGCTGACCGGCTGCACCAGCGGCTTTGCTTTCGAAGTCTATCCGACGGATGGACGAGTGAGTGGCTCGGTCCCTGA